GCATATCAAATAGATGAAATACCCATAAATGTTGTAATTCATATTTGTGAACTTTTGAAGTTTCAGAAATTATTGAAACTTTAGAATAAAATTTTTTACTTTAATATTTTCATAATCAATTTGCTTAACCAATTTTCTTTGTATTGAGTAACCTTATCCACAAGACTATCAGCTTTTGATACAAAATCGTGTAGCTTTTCTGTCTGAGAGACAAATTCCTTTTCAGCAATAGAATCGTTAGTTTCAATAGTAGAAACCTCTTTTAACATTCTAATTGCAGGTTGTAATTCTCTTCGACTTCTTTCTTTAGCAATCGTCACTGCCAATCGGTCCAAATTCTTTTCGGTTGTAAAGAATTCTTTTCGTTCACCAGATTTTGTTTCCTTAAAAACGATACCCCAGTCAATTAAAGCTCGAATGTTCATCGATGCATTCCCTCTAGAAATTTGAAGTTCACTCATAATCTCTTCTATCGAAAGTGCTTCGGTAGAGATCATTAAAAGTGCCTGGATTTGAGCCATAGTTTTATTTATGCCCCATTGTGAACCCAAAGCTCCCCAAGTTTGAATGTACTTATTTTTTGCTTCTTCAAATTTCATATTTCAAATATATATAAAGTTTTTAAAGTTTCAGAAAAAATTGAAACTTTATTTCTAGATCATAATCTACTAGATACAAAAAAGAGCTTAATACCCTTATAATGCTCATTTAATGGTATGATTTAATCACTTTTCACTAAACAAAATCGGATTATGAAATTTTTCTGTCAATAAATAAAAGTAGAAAGGGCAAGAAACAGGGTATACTATATTGAGATTCATTGTTTTACAATCTACTTTTTTAACTCAATAATTAACTAATTTTTTTAACTGACCGATGATTTTTTAGCCCATCAATTTTTTGCTTTGTTAAGATGATGATAGTTTAAAGATGTAAAGAATCTGAGGAAGCCGTTTCTTATTTGGAATGGCTTCCTTTTTTTATACCACAATATCAAATGGCATAAATTAAAATAATATCTTATATTGTTTACTATCAGTGATTAACGAGTATTTATTTAACTGCAATAACACAACATTTTAAAATGAATAGTATCCACCCAAAATTAGTTATTAGTGCCTTTTTATTCTCTATGTTCATATTTTCATGTGGTCAGAAAAGCAATTACCACGATGAATTGGCCAAAAAACACGATCAATTTGAAAAGGATCATGCACAAATGGAAAAGGCACATGAGAAAATGGAACAAGACCATCAAAAAATGATCGATGAGCATATGTCAGTGATGAGTGAAGATGATACACTCCATATAAAAATGGAAAATGATCATAATGCAATTATAATCGAGCACAAGGAAATTGTTGAAAGGCATATCGAACTAGTGGCCAATCATGAAGCCCTAGAACAGAAACATGAAAATGGATCTATGAGTGAAGAGGAGGTGAAGGCAGACCATGTTAAGATGGAAAAAGAACATAACCAAATCAAAGCCGATCACAAGAGATTAGATGAGAGTCATGCGAAGATGATGCAAGACCATAAAAATATGATCGACGATCATCAATCAAAATAGAAAAGAAAGAAGAGTATGTTTTCTAGTGAGGCATACTCTTTTTTTATGTTAAAAAGAAAAGCTTGCCTCATATCCAAAATGGATACAAAGCAAGCTTCTAGCAAAGTTGTAAATAGATAATGAATAATTTCTAAATACTAATTTTTGATGATCTCAACACCTTGTGCATTGGAGAAAGTACCTTTATAGCTACTCCACATATCTACAGTGTTGAATTGCCCTGTGTTTCCAGCATCACCACGTTGTCTTTCTACCGCCTCTTGGTAGTTGGTAGTGTTAGAAGACATTTCGTTATTAGGATAATCAAAACGTCTCGAACGAACATAAGATGTTGAACCTGGAGAATGGAAAGGAACTTTCTTGATTCCTACTGGATCTGGTAAATCCTGACCTGCGATATATAATGGTCTGATATCTTCAGTATATACTGGGATGTCTAAGAATTCATATTGATCTCTATCTAATACAGGAGTTACAAACGATGGTAGGTGAGTTCTATTCCAAAGTGAGAATGTAGAGATACCATTACCAATTTGAGATACCCAAGCTTGGTAAATGATGTTATCTAATTTATTTGTTGAGGAATTAAATGCTTGCAATTCTGCACTTACATAATCAGCCATTGCACCATCATAAGAATAACCTTGATCTCCAGAAGTCTCTCTATATACTTGCATTGCTGCTTCAGCATATTCCTGACCTGGATAGAACACTTGGTATTTCTTGAAAGCATCTCTAATACCCGCTTCGAAGTGAGTGGCAGAATTGCCACCTACTAAACCTTTTTCAATCGCTTCAGCAATTAAAAAATGAACTTCATCAGAACCCATAATAATGGTAGGAGATAATGGGTTTAAGATCGTTTCGTTGTTTAGTGATGCTAACGTAAATTTATCAGCACCACGTAATGGTAGTTCACTAGGATATGCAGTTGAATCTGTTGTATTAACTCTAGCAAAATAATCAGCATTAATAATTGTAGCGTCGTCAGCGTTTCCACTAGCTTCAAAAGCAAACATGGCGATTTGTCCATCTTGATCACCCATACGAGTACCTCTTAATGAAACAGGCTTAACAGCTTCACCCCATTCTTCAGCCATTTCAAATGGATCGAAGTTTTCTGTAGGGTAAATCATTTTACTTGGTGCTTGTGAGTAGTCATGCACACCAGCTACATAAAATAAACGAGGATCTTTACGAGATTGCATCGACTTTAAAGAAGTCTCACTTATGTAACCGTAAGCGAAACCACCTACCTGAGATGTCATTGCAGCACCAGCGCCATTCATATGTTGTCCCCAAGGACCACCATTTAATGAGTGCTCTAATTTTGCTGATTCATTTAATGTTGAGATATAACCTGCACTATGGTTAAATGCTTCTTGGAATACCTCACTAGCTCTTTCAGCATTGCCTTCAGACATAAATAATGCAATCTTCATTAGCATAGAGTTGGCTAATCTTTT
The Flammeovirga agarivorans genome window above contains:
- a CDS encoding SusD/RagB family nutrient-binding outer membrane lipoprotein, with the protein product MKFNKYIVGAVLAVSMFSCTQKFEEMNNDPWASSEMDPKYQFTHIQNKPYTDGGESWRTNIIMTGPMSQATGNLYASGEAFSTSYKEWAWNNIFKDVLKNVTDLETKLAPETAQLGQVKIVKVIDMMKVTQLYGDIPYAEAGKGYVEHILYPKYDSQEAVFEQMITDLKAGRDMMDKGETFTDDFYYRGDAAAWKRLANSMLMKIALFMSEGNAERASEVFQEAFNHSAGYISTLNESAKLEHSLNGGPWGQHMNGAGAAMTSQVGGFAYGYISETSLKSMQSRKDPRLFYVAGVHDYSQAPSKMIYPTENFDPFEMAEEWGEAVKPVSLRGTRMGDQDGQIAMFAFEASGNADDATIINADYFARVNTTDSTAYPSELPLRGADKFTLASLNNETILNPLSPTIIMGSDEVHFLIAEAIEKGLVGGNSATHFEAGIRDAFKKYQVFYPGQEYAEAAMQVYRETSGDQGYSYDGAMADYVSAELQAFNSSTNKLDNIIYQAWVSQIGNGISTFSLWNRTHLPSFVTPVLDRDQYEFLDIPVYTEDIRPLYIAGQDLPDPVGIKKVPFHSPGSTSYVRSRRFDYPNNEMSSNTTNYQEAVERQRGDAGNTGQFNTVDMWSSYKGTFSNAQGVEIIKN
- a CDS encoding GbsR/MarR family transcriptional regulator, whose protein sequence is MKFEEAKNKYIQTWGALGSQWGINKTMAQIQALLMISTEALSIEEIMSELQISRGNASMNIRALIDWGIVFKETKSGERKEFFTTEKNLDRLAVTIAKERSRRELQPAIRMLKEVSTIETNDSIAEKEFVSQTEKLHDFVSKADSLVDKVTQYKENWLSKLIMKILK